One region of Priestia megaterium genomic DNA includes:
- a CDS encoding MarR family winged helix-turn-helix transcriptional regulator: MKRDSLQTIEHEIALLVRLTTTHSPKLGSLDRSEYLLLSELDQRSPLGINALAENLKLSLSTASRQVSALETKQFVRRFPSPENGRISLIEMTDAGKDILQHVQSKRKQAYAEVLENWSEEEVLALEKSLSRLNLDFKRWRSNGC; the protein is encoded by the coding sequence GTGAAGCGAGACTCGCTGCAAACCATTGAGCACGAAATTGCGCTGCTTGTTCGTCTAACAACGACGCACAGTCCGAAGCTTGGAAGCTTGGACCGTTCTGAATATTTACTGTTAAGCGAGCTAGATCAGCGCAGTCCGCTCGGGATTAATGCATTAGCTGAAAATTTAAAGCTGAGCTTATCTACAGCTAGCCGGCAAGTATCTGCGCTTGAGACTAAACAGTTTGTTCGTCGCTTTCCAAGTCCGGAAAATGGACGGATTAGTTTAATTGAAATGACGGATGCAGGGAAAGATATTTTGCAGCATGTACAAAGCAAGCGTAAACAAGCCTATGCTGAAGTGTTAGAAAATTGGTCGGAAGAAGAGGTTTTGGCACTGGAAAAAAGTTTATCACGCTTGAATCTCGATTTTAAAAGATGGCGCAGTAATGGATGTTAA
- a CDS encoding exodeoxyribonuclease III, whose product MKLISWNVNGIRACVRKGFLDYFQEVNADVFCIQETKLQEGQIDLQLEGYYQYWNYAVKKGYSGTAVFTKQKPLSVSYGVDKESEDEGRIITLEFEQCYVVNVYTPNSKRDLARLEERLQWEDDLLVYLNKLNSRKAVILCGDLNVAHAEIDLRNPKPNRGNSGFTIEERGKMTTLLASGFLDTFRYLYPNQEEAYTWWSYMNKVRERNIGWRIDYFIVSERIKDVIQEATIHPHVMGSDHCPVMLELNVPHL is encoded by the coding sequence ATGAAGTTGATTTCCTGGAACGTAAATGGCATTCGTGCGTGTGTGCGAAAAGGATTTTTAGATTATTTTCAAGAAGTGAATGCGGATGTATTTTGTATTCAAGAAACGAAGCTGCAGGAAGGCCAAATTGATTTGCAGCTAGAAGGGTATTATCAGTATTGGAATTACGCCGTGAAAAAAGGCTATTCCGGAACGGCTGTTTTTACAAAGCAAAAGCCTTTATCCGTTTCATACGGTGTAGATAAAGAATCGGAAGACGAAGGGCGTATTATCACGCTTGAGTTTGAACAATGCTATGTAGTAAATGTGTATACGCCAAATTCTAAAAGAGATTTAGCAAGGCTTGAAGAAAGGCTTCAATGGGAAGACGATCTGCTCGTGTACTTAAACAAATTAAATAGCCGTAAAGCGGTGATTTTGTGCGGAGACTTAAACGTAGCACACGCAGAAATTGACTTGCGTAATCCGAAGCCAAACCGAGGAAATTCTGGTTTTACAATAGAAGAGCGAGGAAAAATGACGACGCTTCTTGCTAGCGGATTTCTTGATACATTTCGTTATTTGTATCCGAATCAAGAAGAAGCCTATACGTGGTGGTCGTATATGAACAAAGTGAGAGAACGAAATATCGGGTGGCGCATTGATTATTTTATCGTATCCGAGAGAATCAAAGACGTTATTCAAGAAGCTACTATTCATCCGCATGTAATGGGAAGCGATCACTGTCCTGTGATGCTAGAATTAAATGTACCTCATCTATGA
- a CDS encoding heme-degrading domain-containing protein — protein sequence MSNHSVETLLEKVVQQEKELIFHQFTNDQALQIGTAIINEAKSKGKAVTVSIKRNGQTLFQHAMEGAIPDHEEWIKRKSNTVLRHHHSSYYMKLYCELKDRSYAQFYAANPQEFEAVGGSFPISVKNVGVIGTITVSGMSQEEDHALVADTIRSFIS from the coding sequence GTGAGTAATCATTCGGTAGAGACGCTGCTTGAAAAAGTAGTTCAACAGGAAAAAGAACTGATCTTTCATCAATTTACAAATGACCAGGCTTTACAGATCGGAACGGCCATTATTAATGAAGCGAAAAGCAAAGGTAAGGCAGTAACTGTCAGTATTAAACGAAATGGTCAAACTCTCTTTCAACATGCGATGGAAGGGGCTATTCCCGATCATGAAGAATGGATTAAACGAAAATCAAACACCGTTCTTCGTCACCATCACAGCTCGTACTATATGAAGCTGTACTGCGAGTTAAAAGATCGTTCTTACGCGCAGTTTTACGCAGCGAATCCTCAGGAATTCGAAGCAGTAGGAGGGTCATTTCCAATTTCGGTTAAAAACGTCGGCGTAATTGGAACCATTACCGTATCAGGCATGTCGCAAGAAGAAGATCATGCACTTGTGGCAGATACGATTCGCAGCTTTATTTCGTAA
- a CDS encoding oxidoreductase, with amino-acid sequence MKKIKVGLVGYGFSATVFHTPLLSVLDEFHISKVMSSNPEKVTSDLEDVEVVSTLSELLEDDSIDLVIITTPSGMHYEMVKDALRAGKHVIVEKPMVVSEKEANELIQLAKEQGVQLSVYHNRRWDNDYLTVKQLIEEGKLGDVKMYEAHFDRYRPAVRDRWRENEGPGSGALYDLGSHLIDQALHLFGMPDFVQADVFGQRDHARTDDYVHLVLGYGSLRVILHSSAIVPSNGPRFQVHGTKASYIKYGIDGQEDMLRAGKKPVDDTWGADSPEHYGKLTTGEGETTEIETLHGSYVTYYQKIADSLLRGEELPVSAEEARDVVKVIEAAFESSKEKRAVYFN; translated from the coding sequence ATGAAGAAAATAAAAGTAGGATTAGTAGGGTACGGATTTTCAGCAACGGTCTTTCACACGCCGCTTTTAAGCGTGTTAGACGAATTTCATATTTCAAAAGTAATGAGTTCAAATCCTGAAAAGGTGACGAGCGACTTAGAAGACGTTGAAGTAGTGAGTACTTTATCTGAACTTCTAGAAGATGACAGCATTGATTTAGTTATTATTACAACGCCTAGCGGCATGCACTATGAAATGGTGAAAGACGCACTACGCGCAGGTAAGCACGTAATTGTTGAAAAGCCGATGGTCGTATCAGAAAAAGAAGCAAATGAATTAATTCAATTAGCAAAAGAACAAGGTGTTCAACTAAGCGTCTATCATAACCGCAGATGGGATAATGATTATTTGACGGTGAAACAGCTGATTGAAGAAGGGAAATTAGGCGACGTTAAAATGTATGAAGCGCATTTTGACCGCTATCGTCCAGCTGTTCGAGACCGCTGGAGAGAAAATGAAGGACCTGGTTCAGGAGCGCTTTACGATTTAGGATCTCATTTAATTGACCAGGCCTTACACCTTTTTGGAATGCCTGACTTTGTTCAAGCTGATGTGTTTGGGCAGCGAGATCATGCACGCACGGATGATTACGTCCACTTAGTGCTTGGATACGGTTCTCTTCGTGTTATTTTACATTCAAGCGCCATTGTGCCAAGCAACGGGCCTCGCTTTCAAGTTCATGGAACAAAAGCAAGCTATATCAAATACGGAATTGACGGCCAAGAAGATATGCTAAGAGCCGGCAAGAAGCCTGTGGATGATACGTGGGGAGCCGACAGCCCTGAACACTACGGTAAGCTGACAACGGGCGAAGGCGAAACAACAGAAATTGAAACGCTGCACGGTTCTTATGTGACGTATTATCAAAAAATCGCCGACAGCCTGCTTCGAGGAGAAGAGCTTCCGGTTTCAGCAGAAGAAGCTCGTGACGTGGTTAAAGTTATCGAAGCGGCATTTGAAAGCAGCAAAGAAAAACGAGCGGTTTATTTTAACTAA
- a CDS encoding DeoR/GlpR family DNA-binding transcription regulator — protein MYQEQRMSAIIEYLHTHCTITLDEICDMFTVSKDTARRDLVKLEEHGEVMRIKGGATLSSSHIIDYSERTPTKAKEQIAKEAASLMSEGYDVLLDTSSTIALMAKYMDVKHVTVITNSIDNVDLLDQYTPCDTFLLPGKFNGKNRNVTGPRTISTLQEYKVDQLFLGTCGVGADGITSPSEEEAFLKRQMIQCARQVIMLADHTKFEREFLHRVCDMSDIDILITNKEPEADVKEKIEQNQVRLIVTDFDKGEETQ, from the coding sequence GTGTATCAAGAGCAGCGCATGAGTGCGATTATTGAATACCTTCACACACACTGCACGATTACATTAGACGAAATTTGCGATATGTTCACCGTTTCAAAAGATACGGCGAGACGCGATTTAGTCAAGCTTGAAGAACACGGTGAGGTTATGAGAATCAAAGGCGGAGCGACGCTATCGTCAAGTCATATCATCGATTACAGTGAGCGAACGCCTACCAAAGCGAAAGAACAAATTGCTAAAGAAGCAGCTTCGTTAATGTCGGAGGGGTATGACGTGCTTTTAGATACGTCTTCTACCATCGCACTGATGGCGAAGTATATGGATGTAAAGCATGTAACCGTTATTACGAATTCCATCGATAATGTGGATTTGCTCGATCAATATACCCCGTGTGATACGTTTTTGCTGCCGGGCAAGTTTAACGGGAAAAACCGTAACGTCACCGGACCAAGAACGATTTCTACGTTGCAGGAATACAAAGTAGATCAGCTGTTTTTAGGGACGTGCGGCGTTGGTGCAGATGGCATTACATCTCCAAGTGAAGAAGAAGCGTTTTTAAAAAGACAGATGATTCAATGTGCAAGACAAGTGATTATGCTTGCAGATCATACGAAGTTTGAACGTGAATTTTTACATCGAGTATGTGATATGAGCGACATTGATATCTTAATCACAAACAAAGAACCAGAAGCGGATGTAAAAGAAAAAATAGAGCAAAATCAAGTGCGGCTTATCGTCACAGATTTTGATAAAGGAGAGGAAACACAATGA
- a CDS encoding toxic anion resistance protein, which produces MATNELQPLDVNEAEEVLETKPNEVKAKLREEPEVRRLAEQIDYKNQLALLEYGKETANEISSFSGKVLSTIKSSSMEESSQLLKQLGKIMDKFDAKDFVEDKGFFSKLFKRGQKIVDKLFQKYETMGSEIDKVYVEITKYETEMKHSTTTLEQLYEQNYQYYMELEKYIVAGEVKVEELKQELKVLEERASSGNQLAAMELQTLKNAVELMEQRLYDLEMAKQVSYQSAPQIRMLQRGNTKLIGKINSAFITTIPIFKNGLINAIAAKRQNLVAESMNELDKRTNELLIRNAENISQQSVKIAKMSGAPSVKVETMEQTWNIIMKGMQETKAIEEENKRLREEGLVRLEQFQENFKALEHKM; this is translated from the coding sequence ATGGCAACAAACGAATTACAGCCTTTAGATGTAAACGAAGCCGAAGAAGTTTTAGAAACAAAGCCTAACGAAGTAAAAGCAAAACTGCGAGAAGAGCCGGAAGTACGTCGCTTAGCAGAACAAATTGATTATAAAAATCAGCTGGCTTTACTTGAGTATGGGAAAGAAACAGCCAATGAAATTTCCTCTTTTTCCGGAAAAGTGCTTAGTACAATTAAATCGTCTAGCATGGAAGAGTCAAGTCAATTATTAAAGCAGCTTGGAAAGATTATGGACAAATTTGATGCAAAGGATTTTGTTGAAGATAAAGGGTTTTTCTCTAAGCTTTTTAAACGCGGTCAAAAAATAGTGGACAAGCTCTTTCAAAAATATGAGACGATGGGCTCTGAAATTGATAAAGTATATGTTGAAATCACAAAATATGAAACCGAAATGAAGCATTCAACCACAACGCTTGAACAGCTTTACGAGCAAAACTATCAGTATTATATGGAGCTTGAAAAATACATTGTAGCGGGCGAAGTGAAAGTAGAAGAGTTAAAACAAGAGCTAAAGGTGCTTGAAGAAAGAGCGTCGAGTGGAAATCAGCTGGCGGCAATGGAGCTTCAAACCTTAAAAAATGCAGTTGAGCTGATGGAGCAGCGATTATATGATTTAGAAATGGCAAAACAAGTATCTTATCAATCCGCTCCTCAAATCCGTATGCTGCAGCGAGGAAATACAAAGCTGATCGGGAAAATCAATTCGGCGTTTATTACAACGATTCCTATTTTTAAAAATGGACTCATTAACGCAATCGCAGCAAAGCGTCAAAATTTAGTAGCGGAGTCTATGAACGAATTAGACAAACGCACAAATGAACTGCTCATTCGAAATGCAGAAAATATTTCACAGCAAAGCGTTAAAATCGCCAAAATGTCCGGTGCCCCTAGCGTAAAAGTAGAAACGATGGAACAAACGTGGAATATTATTATGAAAGGAATGCAGGAAACAAAAGCAATTGAAGAAGAAAATAAACGCCTTCGTGAAGAAGGACTTGTTCGATTGGAGCAATTTCAAGAAAACTTCAAAGCGCTTGAACATAAGATGTAA
- a CDS encoding YceG family protein, with product MSKLIDPHMINLNEEDGTSLFSKDVSLRGDFIQNEQQTTYKQVAGRYLGTHLDEDEYADFLYELAHSSPSIIVLQDKLDKSISNDRLKEVQTILKINQEEHGLSVNRLFAFLEGKKLIVKSENPAIHRRVREKFIETLTCFKEQHAEGFMDGHFQRVLIDLIKWQWNHVKPWMVDKAFPEHAPRIMWYGDANKSEQYFLHYLILLGFDVLTFHPEGKDNLKEVDKNQHLTTVYTFPSTSSLVPFPTDKPVRKGTVAFRASQEIEQVLHSEESMLYKPWQFRSYFPTSVTLKTTYDEIFLLMRERAFIRPNFQVSKPYVHVPVLFSKVLGISKNRKEYWSKVHELMQTENELALTIDSVPFAEKIEGNNHFHYQGALGSDGTLSPDKMIESNWWRYKELPIGLQKGLAAAISRYCAHSKLLRLDHEDAYQHQMYLFNQSLKLPNNVLRMLQKFDYTQHVPRLIIYHGNEREAFTREDAALLLLLNEFGVDIVLFNPTGQLDIEAFVEEKYFDMHWLEDISFNEEFKEPSLIQKWLKRIF from the coding sequence GTGAGTAAATTAATTGATCCTCATATGATTAATCTTAACGAGGAGGATGGAACTTCTCTTTTTTCTAAAGATGTTTCTCTGCGAGGTGACTTTATACAAAATGAGCAGCAAACTACCTATAAACAAGTGGCAGGCAGATATTTAGGCACTCATCTTGATGAGGACGAGTACGCAGATTTTCTTTATGAACTTGCGCATTCATCACCATCAATTATTGTCTTGCAAGATAAGCTTGATAAGTCCATTTCTAATGATAGATTAAAAGAAGTACAAACGATCCTTAAAATTAATCAAGAAGAGCACGGCCTTTCTGTCAATCGGCTATTTGCTTTTTTAGAAGGAAAAAAGCTGATCGTGAAGTCAGAAAATCCCGCTATACATAGAAGAGTACGTGAAAAATTTATTGAAACGTTAACGTGTTTTAAAGAACAGCACGCAGAAGGCTTTATGGACGGGCATTTTCAACGCGTATTAATCGATTTAATAAAGTGGCAGTGGAATCATGTAAAACCTTGGATGGTCGATAAAGCATTTCCTGAGCACGCGCCTCGCATCATGTGGTATGGGGATGCGAATAAAAGCGAGCAGTATTTTCTCCATTATTTAATTTTACTAGGTTTTGACGTCCTTACCTTTCATCCAGAAGGAAAGGATAATTTAAAAGAAGTAGATAAGAATCAGCATTTAACAACGGTTTATACGTTTCCTTCTACTAGCTCGCTTGTACCTTTTCCAACGGATAAACCGGTTCGAAAAGGTACGGTAGCATTTAGAGCGTCTCAAGAAATTGAGCAAGTGCTTCATTCAGAGGAGTCCATGCTGTATAAACCTTGGCAATTTCGTTCGTATTTTCCAACTTCAGTCACTCTCAAAACGACGTATGATGAAATCTTTTTATTAATGAGAGAACGGGCGTTTATTCGTCCTAATTTTCAAGTGTCCAAGCCATATGTACACGTGCCGGTCTTGTTTTCAAAAGTACTGGGTATCTCTAAAAACCGAAAAGAGTACTGGAGTAAAGTGCATGAGCTCATGCAAACGGAAAATGAGTTAGCTCTGACGATTGATTCTGTTCCTTTTGCTGAAAAAATAGAAGGAAATAATCACTTTCACTATCAAGGAGCTCTCGGAAGTGATGGCACGCTCAGTCCTGATAAAATGATTGAAAGCAACTGGTGGCGCTATAAAGAGCTGCCTATCGGGCTTCAGAAAGGGCTCGCTGCAGCTATTTCTAGGTATTGTGCACATTCAAAGCTCCTTCGCTTGGATCATGAAGATGCGTATCAGCATCAAATGTATTTGTTTAATCAGTCTTTGAAGCTTCCAAACAACGTGCTTCGCATGCTTCAAAAGTTTGATTATACGCAGCATGTACCCCGTCTCATTATTTATCATGGAAATGAACGAGAAGCGTTTACGCGTGAAGATGCAGCTTTACTGCTTCTATTAAATGAATTCGGCGTTGATATTGTTCTCTTTAATCCAACCGGTCAACTGGATATAGAAGCGTTCGTCGAAGAAAAGTATTTCGATATGCACTGGCTAGAAGATATTAGCTTTAATGAAGAATTCAAAGAGCCGTCGCTCATTCAAAAATGGTTAAAACGAATCTTTTAA
- a CDS encoding TerD family protein → MSISLSKGQRIDLTKTNPGLTKVIVGLGWDTNKYAGSQDFDLDACAFLANKSSQVVNDEEFVFYNNLKSPNGAVEHTGDNRTGAGDGDDEQIAVDFSLLPDHVEKIGISVTIHDADARGQNFGQVSNAFVRLIDAQTNEEVLRYDLGEDFSIETAVVVCELYKHGNDWKFNAIGSGFSGGLADLCRNYGLSV, encoded by the coding sequence ATGTCAATTTCTTTATCAAAAGGTCAGCGCATTGACCTAACCAAAACGAACCCAGGCTTAACAAAAGTAATAGTAGGTCTTGGGTGGGATACAAATAAATATGCTGGGTCTCAGGACTTCGATTTAGATGCATGTGCATTTTTAGCCAATAAATCAAGCCAAGTTGTAAATGACGAAGAGTTTGTTTTTTACAACAATTTAAAAAGTCCAAACGGAGCTGTGGAGCATACCGGTGACAACCGTACAGGTGCAGGAGATGGAGACGATGAGCAAATCGCCGTTGATTTTTCTCTTCTTCCTGACCACGTTGAAAAAATCGGAATTAGCGTCACGATTCACGACGCAGATGCTCGCGGACAAAACTTTGGACAAGTATCCAACGCGTTTGTTCGTCTCATTGACGCCCAAACAAATGAAGAAGTTCTTCGTTATGATTTAGGCGAAGATTTTTCAATCGAAACAGCTGTTGTGGTATGTGAGCTATACAAGCACGGAAACGACTGGAAATTTAATGCCATTGGCAGCGGTTTTTCTGGCGGATTGGCCGATCTTTGCCGCAACTACGGATTATCCGTATAA
- a CDS encoding TerD family protein, with translation MAINLSKGQKVDLTKTNPGLTNVVVGLGWDVNKYDGGNDFDLDSSVFLLNGAGKCASESDFIFYNNTTGANGAVEHTGDNRTGVGEGDDEQVQVDLKNVPQSIERIAFTITIHEGEARGQNFGQVSNAYVRILNATNDEELIRYDLGEDFSIETAVVVGELYRHGGEWKFNAIGSGYQGGLAALVNDFGLNA, from the coding sequence ATGGCTATTAATCTTTCAAAAGGACAAAAAGTAGATTTAACAAAAACGAATCCAGGATTAACAAACGTAGTAGTAGGTCTTGGATGGGATGTAAATAAGTATGACGGTGGAAACGATTTTGATTTAGATTCATCTGTCTTTTTATTAAACGGAGCGGGAAAATGCGCTTCAGAATCTGATTTTATTTTTTACAATAATACGACGGGTGCAAACGGAGCGGTTGAGCATACCGGAGATAACCGTACAGGCGTAGGTGAAGGAGACGATGAGCAGGTTCAAGTAGATTTGAAAAATGTGCCTCAATCTATTGAACGTATTGCGTTTACCATTACGATCCATGAAGGGGAAGCACGCGGTCAAAACTTTGGCCAAGTAAGCAACGCCTACGTTCGTATTTTAAATGCAACAAACGACGAAGAGTTAATTCGTTATGATTTAGGTGAAGACTTCTCGATCGAAACAGCGGTCGTGGTAGGCGAGCTGTATCGACACGGTGGAGAATGGAAGTTCAATGCCATTGGCAGCGGCTATCAAGGCGGCTTGGCGGCACTTGTAAACGACTTTGGTTTAAACGCCTAA
- a CDS encoding TerD family protein — protein MAINLQKGQKIDLTKGREGLSSITVGLGWDPVKKRSFFGFGGSGPEIDCDASVLMLNSNDKLVSNSAVVYFGNRHSNCGSVKHSGDNLTGAGEGDDEQIFVNLKNVPGNVHKLVFVVNIYQCVERNQDFGMIKNAFIRVVDSAKNEELVHFNLSEDHSGATALFAGEIYRDGKEWKFSATGDATRDTGLAEIANKYTK, from the coding sequence GTGGCTATTAATCTACAAAAAGGGCAGAAAATTGATTTAACAAAAGGAAGAGAAGGGTTATCTTCTATTACGGTTGGATTAGGATGGGATCCTGTAAAAAAACGCAGCTTTTTTGGTTTTGGAGGAAGCGGCCCAGAGATTGACTGCGATGCATCTGTTCTTATGCTCAATTCGAACGATAAACTTGTAAGTAACTCAGCCGTTGTGTATTTTGGAAATCGTCATAGTAACTGTGGAAGCGTCAAGCATTCAGGCGATAATCTTACCGGAGCAGGTGAAGGGGACGATGAACAAATTTTTGTTAATTTAAAAAATGTTCCTGGAAACGTACATAAACTTGTGTTTGTAGTCAACATCTATCAGTGTGTTGAGCGAAACCAAGATTTCGGTATGATTAAAAATGCTTTTATCCGTGTTGTGGACAGTGCTAAAAACGAAGAGCTTGTACACTTTAATCTATCTGAAGATCATTCAGGAGCAACAGCTTTATTTGCAGGTGAAATTTATCGAGACGGAAAAGAGTGGAAGTTTTCAGCAACTGGAGATGCAACGAGAGATACTGGATTGGCTGAAATTGCAAACAAATATACAAAATAA